The proteins below are encoded in one region of Segatella copri:
- a CDS encoding phage holin family protein: protein MFSNDKNVETIGQLIEVLKHYIGLQSEFLKLDVVDKVVRLLTVITMTVVLLGLLTLTLIYLSFGAAFALADLIGSLTFGFCIVAAVYLFILILFVIFRHKWIERPLVRFLASLLMEK, encoded by the coding sequence ATGTTCTCTAACGATAAAAATGTAGAAACTATCGGGCAGCTCATTGAGGTGCTTAAACATTACATCGGGCTTCAGAGCGAATTTCTGAAGCTCGATGTTGTGGATAAGGTGGTACGCCTGCTTACAGTCATCACCATGACGGTGGTACTCCTGGGCTTACTTACGCTTACCCTCATTTACCTATCCTTTGGCGCTGCTTTTGCATTGGCAGACTTAATAGGTAGTCTGACTTTCGGATTCTGCATTGTTGCTGCAGTATACCTATTTATATTAATATTATTTGTAATTTTCCGCCATAAGTGGATCGAGAGACCATTGGTCAGATTTCTGGCAAGCCTCTTGATGGAAAAATAA
- a CDS encoding TonB-dependent receptor encodes MKNRLLILTICLIATIKMMAQEFTLHGKVVDENNQPLEFAIVSVASQGKTAVTSLKGDYSLKLHSADSVVVKFSYIGFKTKTKVLRRPRGKQTLQVVLREASTTLDEVNIKGEKIQSDQIQELKTKDMKMTPSANGNGVESLVQQQAGVSTHNELSSQYNVRGGAFDENSVYINNVEVFRPFLVRSGQQEGLSVINPYMVDKIGFSTGGYAAKYGDKMSSALDITYKTLKAKSKKPVVEGSLAASLLGADAYIGLGTQKLSWLNSVRYKTTSYLLGSMETKGEYKPNYLDYQTYLSYQPNKRWKLDFIGYISDNHYNFEPEDRETKFGTMENVKSFRVYFDGQEKDRFLTYFGTLGITRQFTANTSLSLLGSAFYTKEQEKYDIQGQYWLDETETSENLGVGTYFEHARNYLTARVMSAKLMLKHKVKKHQMEAAVSLKREHIEENSVEYEMRDSAGYSIPHNGKDLYMVYSLKARNELNANRMEAYIQDTYRFSGGTADSTGNGQTHYTLNYGIRMSHWNFNRETIVSPRLSLAIIPANHENTTLRFAAGLYYQAPFFKELRDTSTVNGITIASLNEKIKSQRSIHFIAGYDYRFKLGDQRYKFSAEAYYKALSNLVPYSVSNVKVVYYGQNECSGHAAGLDFKLYGEFVPGTDSWLSLSLMDTKMKLGGKSIPLPTDQRYAVNLFFTDYFPGSKKWRMSLKLAFADGLPFAAPHRELETNSFRATAYRRADIGMSYQLLDNSRREKKTFLKNVMLGVDCLNLFGIDNVNSYYWVTDVTSQQYAVPNYLTGRQLNARILLEF; translated from the coding sequence ATGAAAAATAGATTATTGATACTCACAATATGCCTCATCGCAACCATTAAGATGATGGCGCAGGAGTTTACCCTTCACGGCAAAGTGGTAGACGAGAACAACCAGCCACTGGAGTTTGCCATCGTTTCGGTGGCTAGCCAGGGAAAGACTGCCGTTACTTCGCTCAAGGGAGACTATAGCCTCAAACTGCATTCTGCAGACAGCGTGGTAGTCAAATTCTCATATATCGGCTTCAAGACAAAAACAAAAGTACTGAGAAGACCGCGAGGAAAACAAACCCTGCAGGTGGTACTTCGCGAAGCATCCACCACCCTCGATGAGGTGAATATCAAGGGAGAAAAAATACAGTCGGACCAGATACAGGAACTGAAGACTAAGGACATGAAGATGACGCCATCTGCCAACGGGAATGGGGTGGAAAGTCTGGTTCAGCAACAGGCTGGCGTAAGTACCCACAACGAACTCTCTTCGCAATATAATGTACGTGGCGGTGCCTTCGATGAGAACTCAGTATACATCAACAACGTAGAAGTATTCCGCCCATTCCTGGTTCGCAGCGGACAGCAGGAAGGCCTCTCCGTCATCAACCCTTATATGGTAGATAAAATCGGTTTCTCAACCGGAGGATATGCTGCCAAATACGGAGACAAGATGAGTTCGGCTCTCGACATCACCTACAAAACCCTGAAAGCAAAAAGCAAGAAGCCGGTGGTTGAAGGCAGTCTGGCTGCCAGTCTGCTGGGTGCTGACGCATACATCGGTCTGGGAACCCAGAAACTTTCATGGCTCAACAGCGTGCGCTACAAAACTACCTCTTACCTGCTCGGTTCGATGGAAACCAAAGGCGAATACAAGCCAAACTATCTGGACTATCAGACCTATCTGAGTTACCAGCCCAACAAACGCTGGAAGCTTGACTTCATAGGCTACATCTCTGATAATCACTACAACTTCGAACCGGAAGACCGAGAAACGAAGTTCGGAACAATGGAAAACGTAAAGAGCTTCAGAGTATATTTTGACGGTCAGGAGAAAGACCGTTTCCTCACCTACTTCGGTACACTCGGCATTACCCGACAGTTTACAGCCAACACCAGTCTCTCGCTTCTGGGCAGTGCTTTCTATACCAAGGAACAGGAGAAATATGACATTCAGGGGCAATACTGGCTTGACGAAACCGAAACCTCAGAAAACCTGGGTGTAGGTACCTATTTCGAACATGCCCGAAACTATCTTACGGCTCGCGTGATGAGTGCCAAACTGATGCTCAAGCACAAGGTGAAGAAACATCAGATGGAAGCCGCAGTAAGTCTGAAGCGTGAACATATCGAGGAGAATTCAGTAGAATATGAGATGCGCGATTCTGCAGGATACAGTATTCCGCACAATGGCAAAGACCTCTATATGGTTTATTCACTGAAGGCTCGCAACGAACTGAATGCCAACCGAATGGAAGCTTATATCCAAGACACCTACCGTTTTTCGGGAGGAACAGCCGACAGTACCGGGAACGGACAGACACATTACACTCTGAACTATGGTATCAGAATGAGTCATTGGAACTTCAACAGAGAAACCATCGTGAGTCCTCGTCTGTCGCTCGCCATCATACCAGCCAACCATGAGAATACAACTCTCCGTTTTGCGGCAGGTCTGTATTATCAGGCTCCATTCTTCAAGGAATTGAGAGATACATCTACGGTGAACGGCATAACCATCGCATCGCTGAACGAGAAAATCAAGAGCCAGCGAAGCATCCACTTCATCGCAGGCTACGACTATAGGTTCAAGCTAGGAGACCAACGCTATAAATTCTCTGCCGAAGCCTATTACAAGGCTTTGAGTAATCTGGTTCCTTATTCGGTTAGTAACGTGAAGGTAGTTTATTACGGACAGAACGAATGCAGCGGTCATGCGGCAGGACTCGACTTCAAGCTCTACGGAGAATTTGTTCCGGGTACCGATTCCTGGCTCAGTCTTTCGCTCATGGATACCAAGATGAAACTGGGTGGCAAGAGCATCCCTTTGCCTACCGACCAGCGTTATGCGGTAAACCTCTTCTTCACCGATTATTTCCCGGGCAGCAAAAAGTGGCGCATGTCTTTGAAACTCGCCTTTGCCGATGGTCTTCCTTTTGCAGCACCCCACAGAGAGCTGGAGACCAACAGTTTCCGTGCCACCGCCTATCGCCGTGCAGATATCGGTATGAGCTATCAGCTGCTCGACAACAGCCGCCGGGAGAAGAAGACCTTCCTGAAGAATGTGATGTTGGGGGTAGATTGTCTCAACCTCTTCGGCATAGACAACGTAAACAGCTATTACTGGGTGACAGATGTAACCAGCCAGCAATACGCCGTACCTAATTATCTTACCGGCAGACAGCTCAATGCCCGCATTCTTTTGGAATTTTAG
- the ruvX gene encoding Holliday junction resolvase RuvX produces MRILSIDYGKKRTGLAVTDPLQIIANGLATVSTHELFTYIETYIQKEQVERIVIGKPMQPNGQPSENLARVENFYNRWRKAHPEIPIEYYDERFTSVLAHRAMIDGGVKKKVRKENKGLVDEISATIILQDYLQSRR; encoded by the coding sequence ATGCGAATTTTATCAATAGATTACGGTAAAAAACGTACCGGACTGGCTGTGACCGACCCATTGCAGATTATTGCCAATGGGTTGGCCACAGTTTCTACACATGAACTTTTCACTTATATCGAAACTTATATTCAGAAAGAACAGGTGGAGCGCATTGTTATCGGAAAACCGATGCAACCTAACGGGCAGCCAAGTGAAAACCTGGCAAGAGTAGAAAACTTCTACAACCGTTGGCGAAAGGCTCATCCTGAAATTCCAATTGAATATTATGACGAAAGATTTACATCAGTCCTGGCACATAGAGCCATGATTGATGGAGGTGTAAAGAAGAAAGTGAGAAAAGAAAATAAAGGATTGGTAGACGAGATAAGTGCTACCATCATATTACAGGATTATTTGCAATCAAGAAGATAA
- the def gene encoding peptide deformylase translates to MILPIYIYGQPVLRKVAEDITPDYPDLKVLINNMYETLDSSNGIGLAAPQIGLPIRLVVIDLDVLSEDFPEYKGFRHAFINAHILERDEENTDSSEEGCLSIPGINEKVVRPTRIHVKYMDEDFNEHDEWIGGYLARVMQHEFDHLEGTMFVDRVSPLRKNMIAGKLKSIIKGNFRAAYRTKIRR, encoded by the coding sequence ATGATTTTACCGATTTATATTTATGGTCAGCCAGTGCTGAGAAAAGTGGCTGAAGATATTACACCTGATTATCCAGATCTCAAGGTGTTGATTAATAATATGTATGAAACCCTTGATTCCAGCAACGGCATCGGACTGGCTGCACCTCAGATTGGCTTGCCTATCCGCCTCGTTGTTATCGACCTGGATGTGCTCAGCGAGGATTTCCCTGAGTATAAAGGATTCCGTCATGCTTTCATCAATGCCCATATCCTAGAGCGTGATGAGGAAAATACCGACTCTTCTGAAGAGGGATGTCTTTCTATTCCTGGTATCAATGAGAAGGTGGTTCGTCCTACACGCATCCATGTAAAGTATATGGATGAGGATTTTAATGAACATGATGAGTGGATAGGGGGATATCTGGCTCGCGTGATGCAGCATGAATTCGACCATTTGGAGGGTACAATGTTTGTTGACCGTGTGTCTCCTCTTCGCAAGAACATGATAGCAGGAAAGCTCAAGAGTATCATCAAGGGCAATTTCCGTGCTGCCTATCGTACTAAGATACGTCGATAG
- a CDS encoding DUF3332 domain-containing protein gives MKKNLTKPVIAVLLGALTFSSCIGSFGLTNSVLDWNKRATDNKFVNEIIFVLISPAYAVCSFADLLVINSIEFWTGDKVIGQVGTTKDVMGKDGRMYAIKTLKNGYEITDPDGEKSYFVFDKKHKSWSYSKDGDIRELFSFNEDGSIQACLPSGEKINVPADANGLYQVRMAMNDGLFYAFNK, from the coding sequence ATGAAGAAAAATTTAACTAAACCTGTCATCGCAGTCCTGTTGGGCGCCTTGACATTCAGTTCTTGCATCGGCTCATTTGGCCTGACAAATTCCGTACTAGACTGGAACAAGAGAGCAACAGACAACAAGTTTGTAAACGAGATTATCTTCGTGCTTATCTCTCCAGCTTACGCAGTATGTTCATTTGCAGACCTTCTCGTTATCAACTCTATTGAGTTCTGGACAGGCGACAAGGTGATTGGTCAGGTAGGAACCACTAAGGACGTAATGGGTAAGGATGGTCGCATGTATGCCATCAAGACATTGAAGAATGGCTACGAGATTACCGACCCAGATGGTGAGAAATCATACTTTGTGTTCGACAAGAAGCACAAGAGTTGGTCATACAGCAAGGATGGCGATATCCGTGAGCTTTTCAGCTTCAATGAGGATGGCAGCATCCAGGCTTGCTTGCCAAGTGGCGAGAAGATCAACGTCCCAGCAGATGCCAATGGTTTATACCAGGTTCGCATGGCTATGAATGATGGTTTGTTCTATGCATTCAACAAGTAA
- the pheS gene encoding phenylalanine--tRNA ligase subunit alpha gives MLLEKIDELLKEVSTLTAQNAEEVEQLRIKYLSKKGEINALMADFRTVPADQKKEVGVKINELKNAALEKINGLKEQMEEAEASSDDIDLTRTAYPVALGTRHPLTVVKNQIIDIFARMGFTLFQGPEVDDDKHVFTMLNFAADHPARDMQDTFFIEKTNSDDVTKNVLLRSHTSGDEAHYMETHEPPIRVLCPGRVYRNEAISARAHCFFHQVEGLYVDKNVSFTDLKQVLLTFAREMFGADTKIRLRPSYFPFTEPSAEMDISCNICGGKGCNFCKHTGWVEILGCGMVDPHDLEACGIDSNVYTGYAFGMGVERITNLKYRVSDLRLFSENDTRFLREFESAK, from the coding sequence ATGTTATTAGAAAAAATAGACGAACTCTTGAAAGAAGTGAGCACTTTGACTGCCCAAAACGCAGAAGAAGTAGAGCAGCTTCGAATCAAGTATCTGAGCAAAAAGGGCGAGATTAATGCCCTTATGGCCGACTTCCGCACAGTGCCAGCCGACCAGAAGAAAGAGGTTGGTGTAAAAATCAACGAGCTGAAGAACGCAGCCCTTGAAAAGATCAACGGACTGAAGGAGCAGATGGAAGAAGCCGAGGCATCAAGCGATGATATCGACTTGACCCGTACCGCCTACCCTGTAGCACTCGGTACCCGCCATCCACTCACCGTAGTGAAGAATCAGATTATCGACATTTTCGCTCGCATGGGCTTTACCCTTTTCCAGGGTCCTGAGGTAGATGACGACAAGCACGTATTTACGATGCTCAACTTTGCTGCCGACCACCCGGCCCGCGATATGCAGGACACCTTCTTTATAGAGAAGACCAACAGCGACGACGTTACCAAGAATGTGCTCCTCCGCAGCCATACTTCTGGCGACGAGGCTCACTATATGGAAACTCATGAGCCACCTATCCGTGTGCTCTGCCCAGGCCGCGTTTACCGTAACGAGGCTATCAGCGCCCGCGCTCACTGTTTCTTCCATCAGGTAGAAGGTCTCTATGTAGATAAGAACGTAAGTTTCACCGACCTCAAGCAGGTGCTCCTTACATTTGCCCGTGAGATGTTTGGTGCAGATACCAAGATTCGTCTCCGTCCTAGCTACTTCCCATTCACAGAGCCTAGTGCCGAGATGGATATCTCCTGCAACATCTGTGGCGGTAAGGGTTGCAACTTCTGCAAGCATACCGGATGGGTTGAGATTTTAGGTTGCGGTATGGTTGACCCTCATGATCTTGAGGCTTGCGGTATCGACAGCAATGTCTATACGGGTTATGCCTTCGGTATGGGTGTTGAGCGTATCACCAACTTGAAATATCGCGTGAGCGACCTTCGCCTCTTCTCTGAGAACGATACTCGTTTCTTGCGCGAGTTTGAGTCTGCTAAGTAA
- a CDS encoding SPOR domain-containing protein, translated as MKKITVLSMGMCAVLALASCGTSKESAYKKAYEKAQQQEQQAAQAPVAQEPVVAPLETQAPSDEQTEVDNATVRSEDVSLISGSGLSSYSVVVGSFSLKANAEGLASTLKSAGYDAQIALNKERNMYRVVASTFADKAAAVKSRNQLRAGKYPDAWLLLKK; from the coding sequence ATGAAGAAAATTACAGTATTAAGCATGGGAATGTGCGCAGTTTTGGCGCTCGCAAGTTGTGGTACATCTAAGGAAAGTGCATATAAGAAGGCATATGAGAAGGCTCAGCAGCAGGAACAGCAGGCTGCTCAGGCTCCTGTTGCTCAGGAACCAGTTGTAGCTCCTCTCGAGACTCAGGCTCCTTCTGATGAGCAGACAGAGGTTGATAATGCCACTGTTCGTTCTGAGGATGTTTCTCTCATCTCTGGTTCTGGCTTGTCAAGCTATAGCGTAGTAGTTGGTTCTTTCTCTCTCAAGGCTAACGCTGAGGGATTGGCTAGTACATTGAAGAGCGCTGGCTACGATGCTCAGATTGCCCTGAACAAAGAGCGTAACATGTATCGCGTGGTAGCTTCTACATTTGCTGATAAGGCTGCTGCTGTCAAGAGCCGCAATCAGCTTCGCGCTGGTAAGTATCCTGATGCTTGGTTACTCCTTAAGAAGTAA
- the murB gene encoding UDP-N-acetylmuramate dehydrogenase, with protein sequence MKDIRNYSLLAHNTFGIDAKCSRFLEYESVEEARQIVGLLTEADQPLLILGGGSNLLLTGDYAGTVLHSAIMGIEVLDNKTLAAAEGDDALCNPDWVFLSCGSGEVFDDVVAYAVEHGYHGAENLSIIPGEVGASAVQNIGAYGVEAKDIIYKVEAVEIATGRVVVFDNADCEYSYRQSKFKHEWKDKYLVTHVIYRLQKTFRPDLDYGNIRSALEAKRIAEPTAQQLRDVIIEIREAKLPDPKVLGNAGSFFMNPIVEKAKYEELAARYPGMPHYTIDESHEKIPAGWMIDQCGWKGKSLGRAGVHDKQALVLVNRGGATGEEIVKLCETIQEDVKQKFGIEIHPEVNVK encoded by the coding sequence ATGAAAGATATTCGTAACTACAGCCTTTTGGCTCACAATACGTTTGGCATCGATGCCAAATGCAGCAGATTTCTAGAGTATGAATCGGTTGAGGAAGCCCGACAGATAGTGGGCTTGTTGACAGAGGCAGATCAGCCGCTGCTCATTCTGGGTGGCGGCAGCAATCTCTTGCTGACTGGTGATTATGCAGGTACTGTGCTCCATTCGGCTATTATGGGTATTGAGGTTCTTGACAACAAGACTTTGGCAGCTGCAGAGGGGGATGATGCTTTGTGCAATCCGGATTGGGTATTCCTTTCCTGTGGTAGTGGCGAGGTGTTTGATGATGTGGTAGCTTATGCCGTAGAGCATGGTTATCATGGAGCGGAGAATCTGAGTATTATTCCGGGTGAAGTAGGTGCCAGCGCGGTTCAGAATATCGGTGCCTATGGTGTGGAAGCTAAGGATATTATATATAAGGTGGAAGCGGTTGAGATAGCTACGGGCAGGGTAGTGGTGTTTGATAATGCTGACTGCGAGTATAGTTACCGTCAGAGTAAATTTAAGCATGAGTGGAAGGATAAGTATCTGGTGACGCATGTGATTTACCGTTTGCAGAAGACCTTCCGTCCGGATCTGGATTATGGTAATATCCGTTCTGCGCTCGAGGCTAAGCGTATTGCTGAGCCTACAGCCCAGCAGCTTCGCGATGTCATCATAGAAATTAGAGAGGCAAAATTGCCTGATCCTAAAGTGCTGGGTAATGCAGGCAGTTTCTTTATGAATCCTATTGTAGAGAAGGCTAAGTACGAAGAACTGGCTGCTCGTTATCCGGGTATGCCTCATTATACCATCGATGAATCTCATGAAAAGATTCCGGCTGGCTGGATGATTGATCAGTGTGGCTGGAAGGGAAAGAGTCTGGGACGGGCCGGTGTGCATGATAAGCAGGCACTGGTGCTAGTGAATCGTGGCGGTGCTACGGGCGAGGAAATCGTAAAACTCTGTGAGACCATCCAGGAGGATGTGAAGCAGAAGTTTGGTATAGAGATTCATCCGGAAGTGAATGTGAAGTGA
- a CDS encoding DUF4348 domain-containing protein: protein MKKLCLLTVLMAVLTIVCFTSVGCTDKKPAPAIDSASSDTVIADTQAMDSTEQLIEETPMPKAADELFDDFVFNFAANRKLQKSRIVFPLPVYHGKKLTKKIEKKHWKMEHFFMRQDYYTLIFDNQKQMKLMKDTTIDHVIIEKVFYSRKTVQQFVFNRINGQWMMTSICYKPMYQNNNGSFLKFYGHFATDTAFQARHLHNPVKFTGPDPDDDFSTMTGDIEPETWPAFAPQLPHGMIYNIIYGQKYTESNQKIFVIRGIANGMETSLTFKKIGGKWELIKLNM from the coding sequence ATGAAAAAACTCTGTTTATTAACGGTGTTAATGGCGGTGCTTACCATCGTTTGTTTCACGTCTGTGGGATGCACAGACAAGAAGCCTGCGCCTGCCATTGATTCGGCTTCATCTGATACGGTGATTGCCGACACCCAAGCGATGGACTCTACAGAACAGCTGATAGAGGAGACTCCGATGCCAAAGGCGGCTGACGAGCTTTTTGATGATTTCGTGTTTAATTTTGCAGCTAACAGAAAGTTGCAGAAAAGTCGTATTGTCTTCCCGCTGCCGGTATATCACGGTAAGAAACTGACCAAGAAGATAGAAAAAAAACATTGGAAGATGGAACATTTCTTCATGCGCCAGGATTATTACACGCTGATCTTTGATAATCAGAAACAGATGAAACTGATGAAGGATACCACTATCGATCATGTAATAATAGAGAAGGTGTTCTATAGTAGAAAAACGGTTCAGCAGTTCGTGTTTAATCGCATCAATGGTCAGTGGATGATGACTAGCATCTGCTACAAGCCTATGTATCAGAATAATAATGGCAGTTTTCTGAAGTTTTACGGCCATTTTGCTACAGATACCGCTTTCCAGGCTCGCCACCTCCATAATCCGGTGAAGTTTACCGGTCCTGATCCTGATGATGATTTCAGTACGATGACAGGCGATATAGAACCGGAAACATGGCCTGCCTTTGCGCCTCAACTGCCTCACGGCATGATTTACAATATAATCTATGGTCAGAAATATACCGAGAGCAACCAGAAAATCTTCGTGATTCGTGGTATTGCCAATGGTATGGAAACCTCTCTTACTTTCAAAAAGATTGGAGGAAAATGGGAACTGATCAAGCTGAATATGTAG
- a CDS encoding MBL fold metallo-hydrolase: MKVTLLGTGTSGGVPSLGCNCEVCRSTDPHDKRLRSAAMIETENTRILIDAGPDIRQQLLRVPFRKIDGVLVTHIHYDHVGGIDDLRPFCIFGDINIYGDEIVTAGLPHTMPYCFPKNAEKLYPGAPKLKLHTIHPHEHYQIGDIEFVPIRVMHDKMPILGYRFGKFAYITDMKSMGDEEYAYLDGVETLVINALRFEKTHHSHQLVSDAIEVSRRIGAKHTYFIHVTHQIGFHDEANKRLPEGFEFGFDGMEIYVENR; the protein is encoded by the coding sequence ATGAAGGTAACTTTATTAGGTACAGGCACATCGGGCGGTGTTCCTTCGTTGGGGTGTAACTGTGAAGTGTGCCGAAGTACGGATCCGCATGATAAAAGATTGCGCAGTGCGGCAATGATAGAAACGGAGAATACCCGTATTCTGATAGATGCCGGACCTGATATCCGACAACAGTTGTTACGTGTGCCTTTCAGAAAGATAGATGGCGTCCTGGTTACGCATATCCATTACGACCATGTTGGTGGTATTGATGATTTGCGCCCTTTCTGTATCTTTGGTGATATCAATATCTATGGCGATGAAATCGTTACTGCGGGGCTGCCTCATACGATGCCTTACTGCTTTCCGAAGAATGCAGAAAAACTCTATCCGGGAGCTCCTAAACTCAAATTGCATACCATTCATCCGCATGAGCATTATCAGATAGGTGACATTGAGTTTGTTCCTATCCGTGTGATGCACGATAAGATGCCTATTCTCGGCTATCGGTTTGGTAAGTTTGCCTATATTACTGATATGAAATCTATGGGTGATGAAGAATATGCTTATTTGGATGGTGTGGAAACACTCGTAATTAACGCACTCAGATTTGAGAAAACACATCACAGCCATCAGCTTGTATCTGATGCTATTGAGGTGTCGCGCAGGATAGGAGCAAAACATACTTATTTTATCCATGTGACTCATCAGATAGGTTTTCACGATGAGGCGAATAAAAGGCTGCCCGAAGGCTTTGAATTTGGCTTCGATGGAATGGAGATATATGTAGAAAATAGATGA
- a CDS encoding YtxH domain-containing protein, with translation MKTLGYIGAFLGGAIAGTALGLIFAPEKGEDTRSKIAGAVDDFCKKHDIKLSRKDVDDLVDDIKDAAPEV, from the coding sequence ATGAAAACATTAGGTTACATTGGTGCTTTCCTCGGCGGTGCTATCGCTGGTACAGCACTCGGTTTGATTTTCGCTCCTGAGAAGGGTGAGGATACACGTAGTAAGATTGCAGGTGCAGTAGACGATTTCTGCAAGAAGCACGACATCAAGTTGAGCCGTAAGGACGTTGATGATCTGGTTGACGATATCAAGGACGCAGCTCCTGAGGTTTAA